GGACGCAGCGGCCATGATCGAGCTGCGCGATCTTTGCCTCAGACGCGGCACCAAGGTTTTGTTTGAGCAGGCCGAGTTGCGCGTCCACCCGGGACAGCGTATCGGCGTGGTGGGCCCCAATGGCTGCGGCAAGTCCAGCCTGTTCGCGCTCTTGCAAGGCGAGATCACGCCAGATCGCGGCGAACTCAGCCTGCCGCCGGCCTGGCAGCTGGCGGCAGTCGCGCAGCAAACCCCGTCGGGCAGCCTGCGCGCGCTGGATTTTGTGCTGGATGGCGATCACGCATGGCGTCGCCTGCAGACTGAGATGGAAGCCGCTCGCCTAGCCGACGACGGCCTGCGCCTGGCCGAACTGCACGATGCCTTCGAGGCCATCGACGGCTATCGCGCCGAGAGCCGCGCGGCGCGGCTGCTGCAAGGTCTTGGCTTTGTCTCCGACAGCGAGGAGCGTCCGGTCGACAGCTTCTCAGGAGGCTGGCGGATGCGCCTGGCGCTGGCGCAAGCGCTCATGTGCCGCTCTGATCTTTTATTGCTCGACGAACCGACCAACCATCTCGACCTTGATGCCGTGATCTGGCTCGAGAGCTGGCTGCGCGACTATCCCGGCACCCTGCTGCTGATCTCACACGACCGCGACTTTCTCGATGCCATCGCCACGCACGTGTGCTACTTCGAACAGGGCCGTCTGGGGCTGGTCAACGGCGGTTATTCAGCCTACGAGCGCCAGCGGGGCGAGCGTCTCGCCCAGCAACAAGCCGCCTACGGCAAACAGCAGCGCGAAATCGCCCACGCGCGCGCCTTCGTCGACCGCTTCCGCGCCAAGGCCACCAAGGCACGCCAGGCGCAGAGCCGACTCAAGGCGCTCGAGCGCATGGAACTGATTGCGCCGGCCCACATCGACTCGCCGTTCAGCTTCTCCTTCCCCGAGCCCGCGCGCGCCGCCAACCCACTGCTGCGGCTCGACGGCGTCAGCGTCGGCTATGGAGAGACCCCAGTCTTGCGCGATCTGTGCCTAAGCCTCACGCCCGGCGCCCAGATCGGCCTGCTCGGCCCCAATGGCGCCGGCAAATCGACCCTCATCAAGCTGCTGGCGAACCAGCTGCAGCCAGTCAGCGGCGAAAAGCTGGAATCAGAGGGCCTGGCCATCGGCTATTTCGCCCAGCACCAGCTCGATCAACTGGTGCCGGAAGACTCGGCGTTGAAGCATCTGCGCCGGCTCGACCCTAACCGGCCCGACCAGCAACTGCGCGATTATCTCGGCGGTTTCGGCTTTAGCGGCGAGCGTGTCACCGAGTCCATCGCTCCTTTTTCTGGCGGCGAGAAGGCGCGCCTGAGTCTGGCGTTGCTGGTCTATCAGCGCCCCAACCTGTTGCTGCTCGACGAGCCGACCAATCATCTCGACATCGACATGCGCCTGGCCATCAGCCGCGCCTTGCAGGCCTTTTCCGGCGCGCTGGTGCTGGTGTCGCATGACCGCCACCTGCTGCGGCTGAGCTGCGACGAGCTCTGGCTGGTCGATGACGGCCAGGTGACCCGCTTCGATGGGGATCTCGACGACTACCCCGCCTGGCTGGCTGCCCGCGCCCAGGCGCGCGCTGCCGCCGGCTCCGCTGACAGCACCGGCACCACAGCGCCAAGCGGAGGACAGAGTAGCGCGACCAATAGCGCCAAAACCACCGAGCGCGACGCCCGCCGCGATCAGCGCCGACGTGATGCCGACGCCCGCGCCCGAACCCTGCCTCTTCGCCGGCGCCTGACCGAGCTGGAAAAACGCCTGGACCACCTCAGCACGCGCCAATCCGAGCTGGAAATCGCACTCGGGGATGTCGCCTTGTACCAGGACGACGCCAAACCCCGGCTACTGTCGCTGATCGCCGAAAAACAGCAGGTCGATACCGACCTGGCCGCCGTCGAACAGGACTGGCTCGGCGTCAGCGAAGCCCTTGAGGACGCGGAGGCTGCCGCATGATGCACCTGCGGCCAAAGCACCCCTGGCAGTGGTGGATGCACGAATGGCACGAGCTGCGCGACCGTCGCCTGCGCCTGCCGAAATGGGCCTGGCGCGGGCTGGCTGGCGCATTGCTTGGCATGCTCCTGTTGTTCGCCTCGCCCTACTGGACCATCTGGCGCATGAGCCGCGCGGCCGGCTCCGCCACTCCGGAGGCGCTCGGCCCCTTCGTCGATCTCGCCGCGGTCCGCGACCAGATTCGCCGCCGTCTCAACAAGAACCTAAGCAGCCATATTGGCGAAGTATCAGACCCCTTTATTCACTGGATCGAGCAGGGTCTGCAGCGCAACGACGGTGCCGCCCTCGAACATATAGTCACCTTGGAATGGGTTGCATCACTGCTGCGCGATGAAGCCAGCCAGAGGTCACTGATCGATCGCACCCAGTATGCTTTTTTTGACCTCCCCAAGGGTTTTCTCATCAAGCTTGAGAACCATGGAGGTCAGCAGGTCTTCCTGCTGCTGCAGCCAGCCCCCCTGCGCTGGCGCATTACTGCAGTCTATTACTGACGCGCATGATCCCGGCCGCCGCGGATCATGGATCCCCGCCATCGATGCCAAGCGCACTTGCCGAAAGCCTGTGCGATCGGTCAACAACAACCCCAGGTCCTTTGTTACACTTTCTCCGTTCCCAGAATCCGTTGCCAGAGCTGGAGCGCCCGTTCACTGATGCCCTGTGCGCATGCGCCATGGCCCCAAGGCCGCCGAAACAGCTCTTGTTCTCTCTTGATTTCACTTTTTTAAGGTTCCTCCATGTCGCCGTTTAAAGACCTCAGCGAAGGCTCACCCAACGACAGCCTGTTCGATCTGCCGCCACTGGCGATGGATGGTCCAGGACTGGCGCGGGATTTTCAGCACTATTACGCGCACAACTTCGGGCGCGATCGCGACTGCCGCTCCACCTACTACCCGTACAAGGCGCTGGCCGTGGCGCTGCGCGACCGCCTGATGGAGCGCTGGAAGAACACCCGCGCCGCTCAGGACGACGCCAACTGCAAGCGCACCCATTACCTGTCGCTCGAGTTTCTGATGGGCCGCGCCATGGGCAACGCCCTGATGAACCTCGGTCTAACCGACGGGGCCGAGAAAAGCCTGCACGAGCTTGGGCTGATGCTTGAGGAGATCGAAGCCGCAGAGATGGATGCCGGTCTCGGCAACGGCGGCCTCGGGCGACTGGCGGCCTGCTTCCTTGACAGCTGCGCGACGCTGCAACTGCCGGTCAAGGGCTACGGACTGCGCTACGAATACGGCATGTTCCGACAGCTCATCGAAAATGGTCACCAGATCGAAGAGCCCGATCACTGGCTGCGCGATGGCGTGCCATGGGAGCTGGAACGCCCGGAATACACTCAGCGGATCAAATTCGGCGGCCACACCGAGGACACCGTCGATGACAACGGGCGCACGCACAAGCGCTGGGTCGACACCCACGACGTACTGGCCGTGCCCTACGACATTTTGATACCCGGCTATCAGAACAACACCGTCAACACGCTAAGACTCTGGTCCTCCGCGGCGACCGATGAGTTCGACCTCGGTGAGTTCAACGCCGGCAGCTACCCGGAGTCCGTCGCCGCGAAAAACGACGCCGAGCACATCACCATGGTGCTCTATCCCAACGACGCAAACGAATGCGGTAAGGAATTGCGCCTGCGCCAGCAGTATTTCCTCGCCAGCGCCAGCATCAAGGACGTGATGCGCGACTGGATCAGACTCTACGGCAAGGACTTTACTCAGTTTGCCGCGAAGAACTGCTTCCAGCTCAACGACACGCATCCCGCGGTGTCGGTACCGGAGCTGATGCGCCAGCTCATCGACGAGCATCACATGGAGTGGAAGGACGCCTGGGCCATTACCAGTCAGACCATGGCCTATACCAACCATACCCTGCTGCCGGAGGCGCTGGAGCGCTGGCCAGTGCGCCTGTTCGCGCAGTTGCTGCCGCGGGTGCTTGAGATCATCTACGAGATCAACGCACGCTTCCTGTCCGAGGTCGCCGGGCGCTGGCCGGGCGATATGGATCGCCAGCGACGCATGTCGCTGATCGAGGAAGGCGATGACCCGCAAGTGCGCATGGCCTATCTGGCCATTGTCGGCAGCTTCTCGGTCAATGGCGTGGCCGCGCTGCATTCTGATCTGTTGATCCATGGCCTGTTCCGCGACTTTCACGAAATCTGGCCGGACAAGTTCAACAACAAGACCAATGGCGTCACACCTCGCCGCTGGCTCGCCATGTGCAACCCCGGTCTGCGTGATCTGCTTGAGGAGACCATCGGGACCGACTGGGTCAATGATCTCTCACAACTCGAGCGCCTCGCCCCCCATGCCGAAGACGCCGCCATGCGCGAGCGTTGGCACAAGATCAAGCAGGCCAACAAGGAACGGGTTGCGGCCATGGTTGCCAAGACCTGCCATGTTGACTTCCCCACCGATGCCATCTTCGACGTGCAGGTGAAGCGCATCCATGAATACAAGCGCCAGCTGCTCAATGCCCTGCATCTGATCTACCTCTACGCCCGCATCAAGCGCGGCGAGGATATCGGCACCCCGCGCTGCGCGCTGATCGGCGGCAAGGCCGCACCGGGCTATGAGATGGCCAAACGCATCATCAAGCTGATCAACAGCGTCGCCTCTGTGGTCAACGCTGACCCCAAGGTCAATCAGCAGCTGCGCATTGCGTTCATTCCGAATTACCGCGTCTCGGTGATGGAAGTATTGGCCCCAGGGACCGACCTGTCCGAGCAGATATCCACCGCCGGCAAGGAAGCTTCGGGCACCGGCAACATGAAGTTCATGATGAACGGTGCACTCACCATCGGCACCCTCGACGGCGCCAATATCGAGATCCGCGAGAAGGTTGGCGATGAGAACTTCTTCCTGTTCGGTCTGACCGCCGAGGAAGTCGAGCACACCCGTGGCAACTACGACCCCAACGGCATCATCGAGCGCACCCCGGTGCTGGCCGAGACCATGGCGCTGCTTGAGTCCGGGCATTTCTGCCAGTTCGAGCAAGGCATTTTTGACCCCATCATCCACAGCATTCGCGACCCCAACGACCCCTGGCTGACGGCCGCCGACTTCGACAGCTATCGCCTG
Above is a genomic segment from Thiorhodovibrio litoralis containing:
- a CDS encoding ATP-binding cassette domain-containing protein — translated: MIELRDLCLRRGTKVLFEQAELRVHPGQRIGVVGPNGCGKSSLFALLQGEITPDRGELSLPPAWQLAAVAQQTPSGSLRALDFVLDGDHAWRRLQTEMEAARLADDGLRLAELHDAFEAIDGYRAESRAARLLQGLGFVSDSEERPVDSFSGGWRMRLALAQALMCRSDLLLLDEPTNHLDLDAVIWLESWLRDYPGTLLLISHDRDFLDAIATHVCYFEQGRLGLVNGGYSAYERQRGERLAQQQAAYGKQQREIAHARAFVDRFRAKATKARQAQSRLKALERMELIAPAHIDSPFSFSFPEPARAANPLLRLDGVSVGYGETPVLRDLCLSLTPGAQIGLLGPNGAGKSTLIKLLANQLQPVSGEKLESEGLAIGYFAQHQLDQLVPEDSALKHLRRLDPNRPDQQLRDYLGGFGFSGERVTESIAPFSGGEKARLSLALLVYQRPNLLLLDEPTNHLDIDMRLAISRALQAFSGALVLVSHDRHLLRLSCDELWLVDDGQVTRFDGDLDDYPAWLAARAQARAAAGSADSTGTTAPSGGQSSATNSAKTTERDARRDQRRRDADARARTLPLRRRLTELEKRLDHLSTRQSELEIALGDVALYQDDAKPRLLSLIAEKQQVDTDLAAVEQDWLGVSEALEDAEAAA
- a CDS encoding DUF2939 domain-containing protein, giving the protein MMHLRPKHPWQWWMHEWHELRDRRLRLPKWAWRGLAGALLGMLLLFASPYWTIWRMSRAAGSATPEALGPFVDLAAVRDQIRRRLNKNLSSHIGEVSDPFIHWIEQGLQRNDGAALEHIVTLEWVASLLRDEASQRSLIDRTQYAFFDLPKGFLIKLENHGGQQVFLLLQPAPLRWRITAVYY
- a CDS encoding glycogen/starch/alpha-glucan phosphorylase translates to MSPFKDLSEGSPNDSLFDLPPLAMDGPGLARDFQHYYAHNFGRDRDCRSTYYPYKALAVALRDRLMERWKNTRAAQDDANCKRTHYLSLEFLMGRAMGNALMNLGLTDGAEKSLHELGLMLEEIEAAEMDAGLGNGGLGRLAACFLDSCATLQLPVKGYGLRYEYGMFRQLIENGHQIEEPDHWLRDGVPWELERPEYTQRIKFGGHTEDTVDDNGRTHKRWVDTHDVLAVPYDILIPGYQNNTVNTLRLWSSAATDEFDLGEFNAGSYPESVAAKNDAEHITMVLYPNDANECGKELRLRQQYFLASASIKDVMRDWIRLYGKDFTQFAAKNCFQLNDTHPAVSVPELMRQLIDEHHMEWKDAWAITSQTMAYTNHTLLPEALERWPVRLFAQLLPRVLEIIYEINARFLSEVAGRWPGDMDRQRRMSLIEEGDDPQVRMAYLAIVGSFSVNGVAALHSDLLIHGLFRDFHEIWPDKFNNKTNGVTPRRWLAMCNPGLRDLLEETIGTDWVNDLSQLERLAPHAEDAAMRERWHKIKQANKERVAAMVAKTCHVDFPTDAIFDVQVKRIHEYKRQLLNALHLIYLYARIKRGEDIGTPRCALIGGKAAPGYEMAKRIIKLINSVASVVNADPKVNQQLRIAFIPNYRVSVMEVLAPGTDLSEQISTAGKEASGTGNMKFMMNGALTIGTLDGANIEIREKVGDENFFLFGLTAEEVEHTRGNYDPNGIIERTPVLAETMALLESGHFCQFEQGIFDPIIHSIRDPNDPWLTAADFDSYRLSQEQVAEAYQDRERWLRMSMLNTAHSGFFSSDRTIADYNRDIWRLETVKPPAPGKG